The following coding sequences lie in one Benincasa hispida cultivar B227 chromosome 6, ASM972705v1, whole genome shotgun sequence genomic window:
- the LOC120080412 gene encoding uncharacterized protein LOC120080412: MLFCNEEKELGRRQATGTCPSCGGKVQAVDVERKWRLCFVPLCFKIKRKYYCVMCGRRLELYH; encoded by the coding sequence ATGTTGTTCTGCAATGAGGAGAAGGAGCTGGGTCGGCGGCAGGCCACCGGCACGTGTCCGTCATGTGGCGGCAAAGTTCAAGCTGTGGATGTGGAGAGAAAATGGAGGCTCTGTTTTGTTCCACTTTGTTTCAAAATCAAGAGGAAATATTACTGTGTAATGTGTGGTCGTCGTTTGGAGTTGTAtcattag